Proteins from one Bacteroides mediterraneensis genomic window:
- the dtd gene encoding D-aminoacyl-tRNA deacylase — MRVVIQRVTRASVTIDGTCKSAIKEGFMVLVGIEEADTQEDADWLCKKIVNLRVFDDENGVMNKSILDVQGEILVISQFTLMASTKKGNRPSYIRAAGHETAIPLYNYFCNELSIALGKEVGTGEFGADMKVELINNGPVTICMDTKNKE, encoded by the coding sequence CCTCCGTCACCATTGACGGGACATGCAAATCGGCCATCAAGGAAGGCTTCATGGTACTGGTCGGCATCGAGGAAGCCGACACGCAGGAAGATGCTGACTGGCTCTGCAAGAAGATTGTCAACCTCCGTGTATTTGACGATGAAAACGGAGTGATGAACAAATCGATTCTGGATGTACAGGGAGAAATTCTGGTCATTAGCCAGTTCACCTTAATGGCTTCTACCAAGAAAGGGAACCGCCCGTCTTATATCCGGGCAGCCGGACACGAAACGGCCATTCCTCTCTATAATTATTTCTGCAACGAGTTGAGTATCGCCCTCGGCAAGGAGGTTGGCACCGGTGAATTCGGGGCCGACATGAAAGTGGAACTCATCAACAACGGACCGGTAACCATCTGCATGGACACCAAAAATAAGGAATAA